The proteins below come from a single Streptomyces sp. B3I8 genomic window:
- a CDS encoding SH3 domain-containing protein, with product MKRRFAVVLPTLVAIAASLPIALATTPASASASCGKTVADKDGSAWNKTADGANERSGSSTGCAINGIAYNTQRLDYHCFTVAGDYTWTYLRNDSTGVYGWVRDDLLSDYGSGVYCGF from the coding sequence ATGAAGCGTCGATTCGCAGTCGTGCTGCCGACACTCGTGGCGATTGCCGCGAGCCTGCCGATCGCACTGGCCACCACGCCGGCCTCGGCGTCCGCGTCCTGCGGCAAGACCGTCGCCGACAAGGACGGCAGCGCCTGGAACAAGACGGCCGACGGGGCCAACGAGCGCAGTGGTTCCAGCACCGGTTGTGCGATCAACGGGATCGCGTACAACACGCAGCGGCTGGACTACCACTGCTTCACCGTCGCGGGCGACTACACCTGGACGTACCTGAGGAACGACTCCACGGGCGTCTACGGCTGGGTCCGCGACGACCTGCTGAGCGACTACGGCAGCGGGGTGTACTGCGGCTTCTGA